A genomic stretch from Hymenobacter psoromatis includes:
- the groEL gene encoding molecular chaperone GroEL (60 kDa chaperone family; promotes refolding of misfolded polypeptides especially under stressful conditions; forms two stacked rings of heptamers to form a barrel-shaped 14mer; ends can be capped by GroES; misfolded proteins enter the barrel where they are refolded when GroES binds; many bacteria have multiple copies of the groEL gene which are active under different environmental conditions; the B.japonicum protein in this cluster is expressed constitutively; in Rhodobacter, Corynebacterium and Rhizobium this protein is essential for growth) has product MAKNIQFDTEGRDRLKRGVDKLANAVKVTLGPKGRNVIIDKKFGAPTITKDGVTVAKEIELRDPIENMGAQLVKEVASKTADQAGDGTTTATVLAQAIYTAGSKNVAAGANPMDLKRGIDKAVIAVVANLKSQSKPIANSAEIAQVGTISANNDAEIGKMIADAMDKVGKEGVITVEEARGTETEVKTVEGMQFDRGYLSPYFVTNPEKMETEFENPYILIYDKKVSTMKELLPVLEQVLQTGKPLLIISEDVDGEALATLVVNKLRGSLKIAAVKAPGFGDRRKAMLEDIATLTGGTVISEERGYKLENATIDYLGTAEKVIIDKDNTTIVNGKGQKEDITSRINQIKAQMETTTSDYDKEKLQERLAKLSGGVAILYIGASTEVEMKEKKDRVDDALHATRAAVEEGVVPGGGVALVRAIEALDAVTTLNGDERTGVNIIRTALEAPLRTIVQNAGGEGSVVVQKVLDGKGDFGYNAREDRYENLTAAGIIDPTKVTRLALENAASIAGLLLTTEAVISDEPEPKDGGAGHGDGGMGGMGGMGGMM; this is encoded by the coding sequence ATGGCTAAGAACATTCAATTTGATACCGAAGGCCGCGACCGCTTGAAGCGCGGCGTGGATAAACTGGCGAACGCCGTTAAAGTAACGCTCGGCCCCAAGGGTCGTAATGTTATCATTGACAAGAAGTTCGGCGCACCCACTATTACGAAGGACGGCGTAACCGTAGCGAAAGAAATCGAGCTGCGCGACCCCATCGAGAACATGGGCGCGCAGCTCGTGAAGGAAGTGGCGAGCAAGACGGCCGACCAGGCTGGCGACGGCACTACCACTGCTACGGTATTGGCCCAGGCCATTTACACGGCTGGCTCGAAGAACGTAGCCGCCGGCGCTAACCCGATGGATTTGAAGCGCGGCATCGACAAGGCCGTTATTGCCGTCGTAGCCAACCTGAAGTCCCAGTCAAAGCCGATTGCCAACAGCGCCGAAATCGCGCAGGTAGGTACCATCTCGGCCAACAACGACGCGGAAATCGGTAAGATGATTGCTGACGCGATGGATAAGGTTGGGAAAGAAGGTGTTATCACGGTGGAAGAAGCCCGTGGCACCGAAACCGAAGTGAAGACGGTAGAAGGCATGCAGTTTGACCGCGGCTACCTCTCGCCTTATTTCGTGACCAACCCCGAGAAGATGGAGACGGAGTTCGAGAACCCCTACATCCTCATCTACGACAAGAAAGTGAGCACCATGAAGGAGCTACTGCCCGTGCTGGAGCAAGTGCTTCAGACCGGCAAGCCGCTGCTTATCATCTCGGAAGATGTTGACGGTGAGGCCCTTGCTACGCTGGTAGTAAACAAGCTGCGCGGTTCGCTGAAAATCGCGGCCGTAAAGGCTCCCGGCTTCGGCGACCGCCGCAAGGCTATGCTCGAAGATATCGCTACCCTCACGGGTGGTACGGTGATTTCGGAAGAGCGCGGCTACAAGCTGGAAAACGCGACGATTGATTACCTCGGCACGGCTGAGAAAGTCATCATTGACAAAGACAACACTACGATTGTCAATGGCAAAGGTCAGAAGGAGGATATCACCTCGCGCATTAACCAGATTAAAGCGCAGATGGAAACCACTACTTCGGACTACGACAAGGAGAAGCTGCAAGAGCGCCTGGCCAAGTTGTCGGGTGGGGTAGCCATTCTCTACATCGGTGCCAGCACGGAGGTAGAAATGAAGGAGAAGAAAGACCGCGTGGACGATGCCCTGCACGCTACCCGCGCTGCCGTGGAGGAAGGCGTGGTGCCCGGCGGCGGCGTAGCCCTGGTGCGCGCCATTGAGGCGCTTGATGCGGTTACTACCCTGAACGGCGACGAGCGCACGGGTGTCAATATCATCCGCACGGCCCTCGAAGCGCCTCTGCGCACCATCGTGCAAAACGCTGGTGGCGAAGGCTCGGTAGTAGTGCAGAAAGTGCTGGACGGCAAAGGCGACTTTGGCTACAACGCCCGCGAGGACCGCTACGAGAACCTCACGGCCGCTGGTATCATCGACCCGACCAAAGTAACCCGCCTGGCGCTGGAGAATGCTGCTTCTATCGCCGGCCTGCTGCTGACGACTGAGGCCGTTATCTCGGACGAGCCTGAGCCTAAGGACGGCGGTGCCGGCCACGGCGATGGTGGCATGGGCGGAATGGGTGGCATGGGCGGCATGATGTAA
- a CDS encoding co-chaperone GroES, which translates to MSIKPLADRVVIKAAAAEATTKSGIIIPDTAKEKPQRGEVVAVGEGRTADSGSLIKPQVKTGDQVLYGKWTGTEITLDGEDYLIMQEKDILAVL; encoded by the coding sequence CTGAGCATTAAACCGCTGGCCGACCGCGTGGTCATCAAAGCCGCCGCCGCCGAAGCCACTACCAAGTCTGGCATCATCATTCCCGACACTGCCAAGGAGAAGCCCCAGCGCGGCGAAGTTGTGGCCGTGGGCGAAGGCCGCACCGCTGACAGCGGCAGCCTCATCAAGCCCCAGGTAAAAACCGGCGACCAGGTGCTGTATGGCAAGTGGACCGGCACCGAAATCACCTTGGATGGCGAGGACTACCTCATCATGCAGGAGAAGGACATTCTGGCCGTTCTCTAA
- a CDS encoding preprotein translocase subunit SecG, which translates to MYLALVIFILVICFLLSLIVLAQNPKGGGISSQFGAGGAANLMGVKRTGDLLEKLTWGFAIGLIVITLATHMLSTGTNGPVRSINQQAAQRAVVPAPAPAPMSAPAPGAAAPSNVPAPQPQPAK; encoded by the coding sequence ATGTACCTCGCATTAGTCATCTTCATCCTGGTTATCTGCTTTCTTCTCTCGCTCATCGTGCTGGCTCAGAACCCGAAAGGGGGCGGCATCAGCAGCCAGTTTGGAGCAGGCGGCGCGGCCAACCTGATGGGCGTGAAGCGCACCGGCGACTTGCTCGAAAAGCTCACCTGGGGCTTCGCCATCGGCCTGATTGTGATTACGCTTGCTACCCACATGCTGAGTACTGGCACCAACGGCCCGGTTCGCAGCATCAACCAGCAAGCCGCTCAGCGGGCCGTGGTGCCGGCTCCCGCACCAGCTCCGATGTCTGCGCCAGCGCCCGGTGCGGCGGCCCCTTCGAATGTGCCGGCTCCGCAGCCCCAGCCAGCGAAGTAA
- a CDS encoding sigma-54-dependent Fis family transcriptional regulator, with amino-acid sequence MTNQEIQSIKQRFGIIGNAPALNYAIQVAAQVAPTDMTVLITGESGSGKESFSKIIHALSPRKHGQFIAINCGAIPEGTIDSELFGHEKGAFTGANEARKGYFEVTDGGTIFLDEIAEMPLGTQARLLRVLENGEFIRVGSSKVQKTDVRVVAATNVNLLDRVQAGKFREDLYYRLNTVPITVPPLRDRGDDIYLLFRKFTADFSEKHRVKPISLTPDAVRLLTRFRFPGNIRQLKNLAEQISVLEMDREVDAARLTTYLPTAQASLLPALLPGHGAGGEFGSYSERDILYRLLFDMRRDMTDLKKVVLELATGNRPAPAETQELLRQNSHLFNNLGEASAYPPTDGPPEPNGYYLPGGPAAPLRVDMASANYADDDDSDQTEDISHETEEETLSLDAIEKEMIMKALKKHHNKRKYAAQDLGISERTLYRKLKQYDLESA; translated from the coding sequence TTGACCAACCAAGAAATACAATCCATCAAGCAGCGCTTTGGCATCATTGGCAATGCGCCGGCGCTGAACTACGCCATTCAGGTGGCGGCGCAGGTTGCGCCGACTGACATGACGGTGCTTATCACCGGCGAAAGCGGGTCGGGTAAGGAGTCGTTTTCCAAGATTATCCACGCGCTGTCTCCGCGCAAGCACGGGCAGTTCATTGCCATCAACTGCGGCGCTATCCCGGAAGGCACGATTGACTCGGAGCTGTTTGGCCACGAGAAAGGCGCGTTTACGGGCGCTAATGAGGCGCGCAAGGGCTACTTTGAAGTGACCGACGGCGGCACCATCTTTCTGGATGAGATTGCCGAAATGCCGCTGGGAACGCAGGCCCGCCTGCTGCGCGTGCTGGAAAACGGCGAGTTTATCCGGGTGGGTAGCAGCAAGGTGCAGAAAACCGACGTGCGCGTGGTGGCCGCTACCAACGTGAACCTGCTCGACCGGGTGCAGGCCGGCAAGTTTCGCGAAGACCTGTACTACCGCCTCAATACGGTGCCGATTACGGTGCCGCCGCTGCGCGACCGGGGCGATGATATTTACTTGCTGTTCAGGAAGTTTACCGCCGATTTTTCGGAGAAGCACCGGGTAAAGCCCATCAGCCTGACGCCCGACGCGGTGCGGCTGCTGACGCGGTTTCGGTTTCCGGGTAATATTCGCCAGCTCAAGAACTTAGCCGAGCAGATTTCGGTGCTGGAGATGGACCGCGAGGTCGATGCGGCTCGCCTTACTACCTACCTGCCCACGGCCCAAGCGTCGCTGTTGCCGGCCCTGCTGCCGGGCCACGGCGCGGGCGGTGAATTCGGCTCGTATTCGGAGCGCGATATTCTGTACCGGCTGCTGTTTGACATGCGCCGCGACATGACGGACCTCAAGAAAGTGGTGCTGGAGCTGGCCACCGGCAACCGCCCGGCCCCGGCCGAAACCCAGGAGCTGCTGCGCCAGAACAGCCACCTGTTCAATAACTTAGGGGAAGCCTCGGCCTACCCCCCCACCGACGGCCCACCCGAGCCCAACGGCTACTACCTGCCCGGCGGCCCGGCCGCGCCGCTGCGCGTGGACATGGCCTCGGCCAACTACGCCGATGACGACGACAGCGACCAGACCGAAGACATCTCGCACGAAACGGAGGAAGAGACGCTTTCGCTCGATGCCATTGAGAAAGAGATGATTATGAAAGCATTGAAGAAGCACCACAACAAGCGCAAATACGCCGCTCAGGACCTGGGCATTTCGGAGCGCACCCTGTACCGCAAGCTCAAGCAATATGACCTCGAATCGGCTTAA
- a CDS encoding tRNA-2-methylthio-N(6)-dimethylallyladenosine synthase MiaB (catalyzes the formation of 2-methylthio-N6-(dimethylallyl)adenosine (ms(2)i(6)A) at position 37 in tRNAs that read codons beginning with uridine from N6-(dimethylallyl)adenosine (i(6)A)): MSQPLITLDFLDKAPAAEAALPTEVRVSAANGTGGARKLYIESYGCQMNFSDSEIVSSILAGEGFDTTEDLATADLVLLNTCSIREKAEQTVRMRLKQINSHKKRRPGMLVGVLGCMAERLKSKFLEEEKIVDLVVGPDAYRDLPQLIAQVDGGQKAVNVLLSREETYADITPVRLNSNGVSAFISIMRGCDNMCSFCVVPFTRGRERSRDAISIVQEARDLVAAGYKEVTLLGQNVDSYKWGSEDGAERVNFAQLLERVALISPELRVRFSTSHPKDITDEVLHTMARYDNICKYLHLPAQSGNSRVLELMNRTYDRAWYEDRVAAVRRILGDDCAISTDMIAGFCSETEAEHQDTLSLLDYVRYDMAYMFFYSERPGTLAARKLTDDIPLETKKRRLQEIIDRQQAHSRLRYERGVGRVHQVLVENFSKRSKDDLSGRNSQNQVVIFPKQNFQKGDYVNVLVHTNTGGSLIGEAV, translated from the coding sequence ATGTCTCAACCGCTCATTACGTTAGATTTTCTCGATAAAGCGCCCGCTGCCGAGGCGGCCCTACCCACCGAGGTGCGCGTGAGTGCGGCCAACGGCACCGGCGGTGCCCGCAAGCTTTATATAGAGAGCTACGGCTGCCAGATGAATTTCTCGGATTCTGAAATCGTGTCCAGTATTCTGGCCGGCGAGGGCTTCGACACGACCGAGGACCTGGCCACCGCCGACCTGGTGCTGCTCAACACGTGCTCCATCCGCGAGAAGGCCGAGCAAACGGTGCGCATGCGGCTCAAGCAGATTAACTCGCACAAAAAGCGCCGGCCGGGCATGCTGGTGGGCGTGCTCGGCTGCATGGCCGAGCGCCTGAAAAGCAAGTTTTTGGAGGAAGAAAAAATCGTGGACCTCGTGGTGGGTCCCGATGCGTACCGCGACCTGCCGCAGCTCATTGCGCAGGTCGATGGCGGCCAGAAGGCCGTGAACGTGCTGCTGAGCCGCGAGGAAACCTACGCCGACATCACGCCCGTGCGCCTCAACTCGAACGGCGTGTCGGCCTTTATCAGCATCATGCGGGGCTGCGACAATATGTGCTCGTTTTGCGTGGTGCCCTTCACCCGCGGCCGCGAGCGCAGCCGCGATGCCATCAGCATTGTGCAGGAAGCCCGCGACCTGGTGGCCGCTGGCTACAAGGAAGTTACGCTGCTGGGCCAGAACGTGGACTCCTACAAGTGGGGTAGCGAAGACGGTGCCGAGCGCGTCAACTTCGCGCAGCTGCTGGAGCGCGTGGCGCTTATCAGCCCCGAACTACGCGTCCGCTTTTCGACCTCGCACCCCAAGGATATTACCGACGAGGTGCTGCACACGATGGCGCGCTACGACAACATCTGCAAGTACTTGCACCTGCCCGCCCAAAGCGGCAACTCGCGGGTGCTGGAGCTGATGAACCGCACCTACGACCGCGCCTGGTACGAGGACCGCGTGGCGGCCGTGCGCCGCATTCTGGGCGACGACTGCGCCATCTCGACCGATATGATTGCCGGCTTCTGCTCCGAAACCGAGGCGGAGCACCAGGATACGCTGAGCCTGCTCGACTACGTGCGCTACGACATGGCCTACATGTTCTTCTACTCGGAGCGCCCCGGCACGCTGGCCGCCCGCAAGCTCACCGACGATATCCCGCTGGAAACCAAGAAGCGCCGCCTCCAGGAAATCATCGACCGCCAGCAGGCCCACAGCCGCTTGCGCTACGAGCGGGGGGTAGGGCGCGTACATCAGGTGCTGGTCGAGAATTTCTCGAAGCGCTCGAAAGACGACTTGAGCGGCCGTAATAGCCAGAATCAGGTGGTCATTTTCCCAAAGCAAAATTTCCAGAAAGGCGACTACGTTAACGTGCTGGTGCATACCAATACGGGCGGCTCGCTCATTGGCGAGGCGGTATGA
- a CDS encoding Nif3-like dinuclear metal center hexameric protein, which translates to MPTVQDLARALEAAAPLAYQESYDNAGLQCGLPEAEITGVLIALDCTPAVVAEAARRGCNVVVCHHPVIFRPLKRLTGKGLVEQTIMAALKADVAIYAAHTNLDNVRQGVNAKLAEKLGLVNTRILVPQTGTLARLSTYVPGPPAYADAADKVLAALHAAGTGQIGNYTDCSFQSQGLGTFTPGAGTRPAIGTENQAERVAETRLEVLLPLHRQAAVLAALRQAHPYEEVAYELIKLENQHQEVGAGLVGELPQALPPAEFRKRLKEVLGVPVVRHTAFEKDIKKVALCGGAGSFLTGAAVAVGADAYVTGDVKYHEFFAPEGQLLLCDVGHFESEQFTNEIFRDLLLAAFGRTFAVLFADTPTNPVQYDC; encoded by the coding sequence GTGCCTACCGTCCAAGACCTGGCCCGCGCCCTCGAAGCCGCCGCGCCCCTCGCCTACCAGGAAAGCTACGACAATGCCGGGCTGCAATGCGGCCTGCCCGAAGCCGAAATCACCGGCGTGCTCATCGCCCTCGACTGCACGCCGGCCGTGGTGGCCGAGGCGGCGCGGCGCGGCTGCAATGTGGTGGTGTGCCATCACCCGGTTATCTTTCGGCCGCTCAAGCGCCTCACGGGCAAGGGTTTGGTGGAGCAAACCATCATGGCCGCGCTCAAGGCCGACGTAGCCATCTACGCCGCCCACACCAACCTCGACAACGTGCGCCAGGGCGTGAACGCCAAGCTGGCCGAAAAGCTGGGCCTGGTGAATACGCGCATTCTGGTGCCCCAAACCGGCACGCTGGCCCGCCTCAGCACCTACGTGCCCGGCCCGCCCGCTTATGCTGATGCGGCCGATAAGGTGCTGGCCGCGCTCCACGCCGCCGGCACGGGCCAGATAGGCAATTATACGGATTGTAGCTTTCAAAGCCAGGGCTTGGGCACTTTTACGCCGGGCGCGGGCACCCGGCCGGCCATCGGGACCGAAAACCAGGCCGAGCGCGTGGCCGAAACCCGGCTCGAAGTGCTGCTACCCCTGCACCGGCAGGCGGCCGTGCTGGCCGCTCTGCGCCAGGCGCATCCCTACGAAGAAGTTGCCTATGAGCTGATTAAGCTCGAAAATCAGCACCAGGAAGTGGGTGCGGGCCTGGTGGGCGAGCTGCCGCAGGCCCTACCCCCCGCCGAATTCCGCAAGCGCCTGAAAGAGGTGCTGGGCGTGCCGGTGGTGCGCCACACGGCGTTTGAAAAAGACATCAAGAAGGTGGCGCTGTGCGGCGGCGCGGGCAGCTTTTTGACCGGCGCGGCGGTGGCGGTCGGGGCCGATGCCTACGTGACGGGCGACGTGAAGTACCACGAGTTTTTCGCGCCCGAGGGCCAGCTGCTGCTCTGCGACGTGGGCCACTTTGAGAGTGAGCAGTTTACGAACGAGATTTTTCGCGATTTGCTGCTGGCGGCGTTCGGTCGTACTTTTGCGGTCTTATTCGCCGATACCCCCACGAATCCCGTTCAGTATGACTGCTAA
- a CDS encoding tRNA hydroxylase, which translates to MKTILKLRLNSDPRWADLASKNLEEILVDHAYCEQKAASTGISLIVHYPEKERLVEELTALVAEEWAHFDRVVKELRKRGLALGRPRRDEYVVQLMAHIRKGGPRERQLLDQLLVSSLIEARSCERFKLLWLHLQDRDPELSQFYYELMASEASHFVSYVDLAKEYCDPAEVDARLQELLKIEGEIVVGLPVRDDRMH; encoded by the coding sequence ATGAAAACCATTCTAAAGCTTAGGCTCAACTCCGACCCGCGCTGGGCCGACCTGGCCAGCAAAAACCTCGAAGAAATCCTCGTGGACCACGCCTACTGCGAGCAGAAAGCGGCCAGCACCGGCATCTCGCTCATCGTGCATTACCCCGAGAAGGAGCGCCTGGTGGAGGAGCTAACGGCTTTAGTGGCCGAAGAATGGGCGCATTTTGACCGGGTAGTGAAGGAGCTGCGCAAGCGGGGGCTGGCCCTGGGCCGCCCCCGGCGCGACGAGTACGTGGTGCAGCTCATGGCGCACATCCGCAAGGGCGGCCCGCGCGAGCGCCAGCTCCTGGACCAGCTCCTGGTGTCGTCGCTCATCGAGGCGCGCTCCTGCGAACGCTTCAAGCTGCTGTGGCTGCACCTGCAGGACCGCGACCCCGAGCTGAGCCAGTTTTACTACGAGCTAATGGCCAGCGAGGCCAGCCATTTCGTGAGCTACGTGGACCTGGCCAAAGAGTACTGCGACCCCGCCGAGGTCGATGCCCGCTTGCAGGAATTGCTCAAAATAGAAGGTGAAATCGTGGTCGGCCTGCCCGTGCGCGACGACCGGATGCATTAA
- a CDS encoding tRNA threonylcarbamoyladenosine biosynthesis protein TsaE produces the protein MLPLTLAIPTLAALPTAARQLATALAGSGQTIVAFEGEMGAGKTTLIRALCAELGVGDEVSSPTFALVNEYRGGRGEPLYHFDFYRLDSEDEAARLGVAEYFDSGYLCLVEWPSRVAGLLPPQRLLVQLTVTGPESREIQLSIIN, from the coding sequence ATGCTCCCCTTAACCCTTGCAATCCCTACCCTTGCCGCGCTGCCCACGGCCGCGCGGCAGCTGGCCACGGCCCTGGCCGGGTCGGGCCAAACCATCGTGGCCTTTGAGGGCGAGATGGGTGCGGGCAAAACCACGCTCATCCGGGCGTTGTGCGCCGAATTGGGGGTAGGCGACGAGGTGAGCAGCCCCACCTTCGCGCTCGTCAACGAATACCGGGGGGGTAGGGGCGAGCCCCTCTATCATTTCGACTTCTACCGCCTCGATTCGGAGGACGAAGCCGCTCGCCTGGGCGTGGCAGAGTACTTCGATTCGGGGTATCTTTGCTTGGTAGAATGGCCCAGCCGGGTGGCCGGCCTGCTACCCCCGCAGCGACTGCTGGTGCAGCTGACCGTAACCGGCCCCGAATCAAGAGAAATTCAATTATCCATTATTAATTAA
- a CDS encoding alanine dehydrogenase: MAEQLPSGFGALATSRAYFTQESMLAVETRKRKLFIGLPKETSLQENRLGLTPEAVHHLVTEGHEVMLESGAGEPSKYSDHDYSEAGATIAYSTEEVYKADIILKVAPPVLEEIELMRAGQTLISALQMGTMTPEFINALARKKVNAIGFELIKDPSGARPVVRAMSEIAGSTVMLVAAEYLARSNEGKGIILGGITGVPPSQVVILGAGTVAEYAARAAIGLGAEVKVFDNHLYKLRRLKHNLGAQLYTSTLDTSALSQQIRRADVVIGALAVEEGRIPFMVPEQMVASMAAGSVIIDISIDQGGCFETSELTSHSKPVFRKYDVVHYCVPNIASRVPRTATNALSNIFTPILQDISQQGGINEALFTNEHFRSGVYIYKGSLTNAAIAKKFNMRYKELGLLIAVRN, from the coding sequence ATGGCCGAACAGCTACCCTCCGGCTTTGGCGCGCTGGCCACGAGCCGCGCCTACTTCACCCAGGAGTCGATGCTGGCCGTGGAAACGCGCAAGCGCAAGCTGTTTATCGGCCTGCCCAAGGAAACCTCGCTCCAGGAAAACCGCCTGGGCCTCACGCCCGAGGCCGTGCACCACCTCGTTACGGAAGGCCACGAAGTGATGCTGGAAAGCGGTGCCGGCGAACCCAGCAAGTACTCCGACCACGACTATTCGGAAGCGGGCGCCACCATCGCCTACTCCACGGAGGAAGTGTACAAGGCCGATATTATCCTGAAAGTGGCCCCGCCCGTGCTGGAGGAGATTGAGCTGATGCGCGCCGGCCAAACGCTCATCTCGGCCCTGCAAATGGGCACCATGACGCCCGAGTTTATCAATGCCCTGGCCCGCAAAAAGGTCAACGCCATTGGCTTTGAGTTGATAAAGGACCCCAGCGGCGCCCGCCCGGTGGTGCGCGCCATGAGCGAAATCGCGGGCTCCACGGTGATGCTGGTGGCCGCCGAATACCTGGCGCGCTCCAACGAGGGCAAGGGCATTATTTTGGGCGGCATCACGGGCGTGCCGCCGTCGCAGGTCGTGATTCTGGGCGCGGGCACGGTGGCCGAGTACGCCGCCCGCGCCGCCATTGGCCTGGGTGCGGAGGTCAAAGTATTTGATAACCACCTCTATAAGCTGCGCCGCCTCAAGCACAATCTGGGCGCGCAGCTCTACACCAGCACCCTCGATACTTCCGCCCTGAGCCAGCAGATTCGGCGGGCCGACGTGGTGATTGGCGCGCTCGCGGTGGAGGAAGGCCGCATTCCATTCATGGTGCCCGAGCAGATGGTGGCCAGCATGGCGGCTGGCTCCGTCATCATCGACATCAGCATTGACCAGGGCGGCTGCTTCGAAACCAGCGAGCTGACCAGCCACAGCAAGCCGGTTTTTCGCAAGTACGACGTGGTGCATTACTGCGTGCCCAACATCGCCTCGCGCGTGCCGCGCACCGCCACCAACGCGCTCAGCAACATCTTCACGCCCATCCTGCAAGACATCAGCCAGCAGGGCGGCATTAACGAGGCGCTTTTCACTAACGAGCACTTCCGCAGCGGCGTGTACATCTACAAAGGCTCGCTCACCAACGCAGCCATCGCTAAGAAATTTAACATGCGCTACAAGGAATTAGGGCTGCTGATTGCGGTGCGGAACTAG